Proteins from one Setaria italica strain Yugu1 chromosome V, Setaria_italica_v2.0, whole genome shotgun sequence genomic window:
- the LOC101757214 gene encoding non-classical arabinogalactan protein 30 — protein sequence MLTMACLARSLVVCLPLVVLAAVVCLPSRGDAMGLPQPPPDLNFTIAVEGVVWCKTCRYAGYVRSMDASPLPNATALLRCRRDGDPRALSVSNTTDADGCFLIQADWQSAPFKSKDCKVYVQRSPAAGCAVPVKPAAKKGAPLKFRRFVPLPDELQARYTAGNFTFAPEEPAKC from the exons ATGCTTACGATGGCTTGTCTGGCGAGAAGCCTTGTGGTCTGCCTGCCCCTCGTGGTCCTCGCCGCCGTGGTCTGCCTGCCATCACGCGGCGACGCCATGGGCCTGCCCCAGCCTCCGCCGGACCTCAACTTCACCATCGCCGTCGAGGGCGTCGTCTGGTGCAAGACCTGCCGGTACGCCGGCTACGTCCGCTCCATGGACGCGTCGCCCCTCCCGA ATGCCACGGCGCTGCTGCGGTGCCGGCGCGACGGCGACCCGCGGGCGCTGTCCGTGTCGAACACCACGGACGCCGACGGCTGCTTCCTGATCCAGGCGGACTGGCAGTCGGCGCCCTTCAAGAGCAAGGACTGCAAGGTGTACGTGCAGCGGTCGCCGGCGGCAGGGTGCGCCGTGCCCGTCAAGCCCGCTGCCAAGAAGGGGGCGCCGCTCAAGTTCCGCAGGTTCGTGCCGCTCCCCGACGAGCTGCAGGCGCGCTACACGGCGGGCAACTTCACGTTCGCGCCGGAGGAACCCGCCAAGTGCTAG